Proteins encoded within one genomic window of Mesoaciditoga lauensis cd-1655R = DSM 25116:
- a CDS encoding COG2426 family protein: MNSLFQVALLAMAPISELRGAIPLGIVIYHLNSALVTITSMIFNFIPAVLVILFFDAIMPWIKRKFPRLGNVVEKFSQTRQKKHRQKVEKYGLLAIMAFVAIPFPLTGAWTGSLLSVLFEMPRLKSIMAVGAGILISGTIVLSITLATL; encoded by the coding sequence TTGAACTCATTATTTCAGGTAGCCCTTTTGGCAATGGCTCCAATTTCCGAATTAAGAGGAGCTATTCCTTTGGGGATTGTGATATATCACTTGAATTCCGCGCTTGTCACGATCACATCTATGATATTCAACTTTATTCCGGCGGTTCTCGTCATACTTTTCTTTGATGCGATAATGCCCTGGATTAAAAGAAAGTTCCCACGACTGGGAAATGTGGTGGAAAAATTCTCTCAAACGCGTCAAAAGAAGCATCGCCAGAAAGTGGAAAAATATGGCCTTTTGGCAATTATGGCATTTGTCGCCATTCCTTTCCCTTTAACAGGCGCATGGACTGGTTCGTTGCTCAGTGTACTGTTTGAAATGCCACGGCTGAAGTCTATAATGGCCGTTGGTGCTGGCATACTTATCTCGGGAACCATTGTACTCTCAATAACACTTGCCACGTTGTAA